The stretch of DNA atatgttactATGTATGATGATGGATaatattaacatatcatattagtattagtatatacaaATGGAGGTGTATCAGTATTAGTGGTGTATTAATaactatatagtattattaatcTATTAGTAGTAtaatcttatataatatataacattttagtATTACAAATTACACCATCTCCTTATcatattagtataatagtattacagtattagtatataatagaactataatattatatcatgaataataaattataatgtttgataaaatataaagttagacaatgttatatacttatagttatactattatactattagtatagttatatattataatagtatataacatgtgttacaacttaaatattaaaatatagttttatagggtataagttataacttataacattGTACTATTCTGTACTATAACTTAaatataacttaaatattaacttataataatatactaatatataattttatagtatataacatgtgttacaacttaaatattaaaatagttttaaataaaaacttaaattttaaaatatagttttacattttacagccagttataacttataacattGTAATGTATTAGTAGTGTTACATGTTAAAGAGGCTACCCGTATGACATTTGGAGTTATTGAGGCCCTTGGATCTTTATATCCAAATTTGAGTTGTTGATTCGTCGcaaaaccctagccgccccacCCACTTGGCCACTTGCATCTCGATTCTCATTTCTATCTTAACTCTTTATACATTGTAGTATTGTTAGTTATTACATTGTAGTCTTGTAGATTTAGATCTAATCATCTAAGTATACTGTATGCCAAACATGCTGTGTGGTCAATGGTTTGACATTGTTCTGCCAGACTGTCATACATCAGTAACATCCACAGTCGTATATGCATGCTTTTGTAGCTTTGTCACTGTTCAATGTCCATTACTTTGATTGATAAGTTTAtgctttatcttttttattttattttctaatggcAAAATATGCCATGTTAGGGCTTTAGGCTATTTTGCTATTgtttacaattacaaatatatgttttaagctttatatttcatatatgagaattgagaaaaaaaaaaaaaaaaagcattctgAAGATCTTGCCTATAGATCTATGCTTGAAGCAACATTTACAGCTCACTGTGagtttcaatttttcatttgctTCTCTAAGTAGTCTCGAGTTATTTGTGTATATTGTTGATTGGAGTATGTTCTTGCTCACagtatttaaatatgctttcttttaaatgttttggtaGATTAATCCGACCCTATCTGGTTCTTGTTTATTGCTTTATGTTCTTGCTTGAAgtatttaatgatgttttattgTTCATGTTTGGTTATTGTTTTAAGTATTGAAAGATGTGTTGGTTGATAATAAATATGGTTGgttgattgattataaattatgatcatGTCTTAAGCACCATCTTTAACATGTGTTGGTTGAttataaatgatcatttttttttaaatctttaacaTATGTTCTTAAGTATTtctttcttcaatctgttttgtgtttatgtttttagttcaagtctttaaatatgatttcttgaacttgttttggttgattataaattattatatatggttcttgcttcaactatttaattatgccatcTTCAACATGTCTTGGTTGATTAAtctttcttcaatctgttttgtgtttatgttcttagttgaagtctttaaatatgctttcttgaacctgttttggttgattataaattatcatatatggttcttgcttcaactatttaattatgtcatcttcaacatgtcttggttgattaatctttttttaatctgttttgtgtttatgttcttagttcaagtctttaaatatgctttcttgaacctgttttggttgattataaattatcatatattgttcttgcttcaactatttaattatgccatcTTCAATATGTCTTGGTTGATTAAtctttcttcaatctgttttgtatttatgttcttagttcaagtctttaaatatgctttcttgaACCTGTTTTGGAGGCACATCGACCCACAAAGGGAAGAGTCTATTGAAACTGTTCGAGTCAAAATTGTTTGACTCTAACATATTTTGGTTGATTATATCATCTATATTAGCCTATATCAGCCTTGCCTTTTGGAGGCACATTGAGCCATCAAGGCAAGGCTGCCAAGGCAAAACTGTTGGAGTCAAATATTTTTGACTTTAGCATATTTTAGTGTTCTTACTTCTGGAGGCACCTTAAGCCATCAAGACAAGgttgttttcattttagttgATTAATATAACTTGTATGGTTAATGTTTGTATGCTTATTTTATGTTTCtgattttgtgttttaaaaatattagatccTAGCAAATGGATGATCGTGTGAATTTGGTTGATCCGGTGGAggagtatgaaaatgaaaactctaTTGGGATTAGCCATGTAGAGCCCATATTTGATGATGGTGGAGACACTGCAAATATTGATGCCCCTAATATTGTCTCTATTGAGGGCCAAACAGATGTTCAAACAGTAgctaatgaaagaaaaaagagaaagatgaCTTTCAATGTATAGAATGATTTTGTCGAACTTGAACAAGATGAGACTAAACAACCTCAATGTAAGTGGTGTAAATCTTTGTTTAAAGCATATCAATCAAGTTTTACGTCTACACTACGTAGGCAATTGCTAACTTGTTTGCCATATATGAGGTctaagaaaaaacagaaagtcTTAGCAGTTGAGTCTAAGGAGAAAGATGGTGGTTTCACTATCTCAAACTTTACCTATGATCGTAGTAGGGTCCAAGAGCTTGCCTCTCATATGATATTTTACCATGagtatccattttctttaatggAGCATGTGGTATTTAATAAGTTCATGAGTGCAAACACTCcatattgagaaaaaatgtCTCGGGCTGCTGCAAAGAAGGAATGCATGATAACTTACGAGACTGAAAATACAAAGTTAAAGGCTTTGCTTAAACCTGTTAACAAAGTTCATATCACAACTGACATGTGGACTTCTTGtcaaaaactttcatatatgACAGTAACATGTCATTTTATAGATACTGATTGGCATATTTAGAGGtgtgttttgaacttttgtaatGTGTCATCTCCACATACTAGCCTTCTTATTGCTGATACTTTAGAAAAGTGTTTCCAAGGTTGgggaattgagaataaaattaattcaattactGTTgacaatgcaagttctaatgaTGTTGCCATTAGGATCttgaaagataattttagattgaAGAAAACATTGTCTGTAGGAGGGAAATTGTTTCATGTACGTTGTTGTGCGCATATAACTAATTTACTTGTGCAGTATGGACTTGGGGATATTAGGGAGATTGTTGATTGTGTGAGAGATggtataaaatatatgttagcATCAGAGAGTAGGCTAAAACAGTTTAGTGAAATTGCAAAACAGTTGCAATTGCTCTCaaagaaactgattttagaTGCGCCTACAAGATGGAACATCACATATTTAATGTCGGATGCTGCAATTCAGTTCAAAGAAGTTTTTCCTAAATATGATGATAGAGATAGTAGTTTTGAATGGATTCCAACTATTGAAGAGTGGGGGcaagttgaaaatgtttgtcaactacttgctattttcaatgaaatAACCAATATTGTATCCGAAAGTAATTACCCAACAGCAAACTTATTCCTTTCTGAAGTATGGAGAATGAATGACATTTTAGGTAAGAAGAGTAAAGATAAGAATGAATACATGAAATCAATGGTAAGGAAAATGACTGCTAAGTTTGACAAATATTGGAGGGAGTGTAATCTATTGATGGCAATCGCTGTGATGTTAGACCCTAGATTCAAAATGGTCCTAATCCAATtctgttttcctttaatttatcaAGACTCAGACGCTTCTAAGAATATTGATTACGTTTCTCAAGTGTTGcatgagttatatgatgagtATGTTCATGAATACAATTCAACTCTCAAGGCACAAATAGAGTAGGAAAATGCTCGAATAAACGTATCCAATTGTTCCTCAAGTGTTGGGAGAAACATGCAGAGTGACCAGTCATTATTTAAATCTTTTGTTAGAAGTGTTGATACCATGCAGCCTAGTAAATTAGAATTGGACAATTATTTAGaggagagtatatatatatctgtgaaGAGGGTTCAGATGTAAGTTTCGATGCCTTGGAATGGTGGAAAGCAAATAATCTTAAATTTCGAATTTTGTCCAAATTGGCCCGAGATATATTGGCTACACTAATTACCACAGTTAGCTCAGAATCAATATTCAGCACAGGAGGCAGAGTCATTGATCCTCATCGAGCTTCATTGTCAACTAAACTATCCAGATGTTATGTGGATCTGATTGGGTTAGAGCATTATATGGGCTTAAAAGATCATCAACAAATTTTGTAAgtgtaatctatttattttaactgcCTGTtgcttttttactattttattcttacaattattaatttatttacaaaaatactaatGCCTGTTTTTTTCTTGTCAATAGAAGGATGTTCCATCAGAAACTAAGATTCTCTTACCATAGCCATAGACCCACACAGACtcagattctttttttttttttttatcatgtttaaTCTATGGAATATTTGGGCAGCTTTCTAGTGTTATCTGGTCTGTATTGTTTAATCTTTAAATATGCTGTCCGATATTTGGACAGTTTTGTTCTATCTGATTTTGTTTGGGATGATATGAGTCATAACAGTTCAGGTTATTTCTAAGTTCTAACTCCTCACCATCCAGATTTcctaaatttctttaaatgacaaattaaattttgcattgtAAACATCCATTGACaatattttcaagttaaaaGTACTTGAGTAATGATGCAAgggaataaaaatgatattaatattttttattgtatcaGTGTGTGCAGGTTGTCATGgtgattttcttaaaatttgggAACTTGCTGACTTCTGTCATGGTGAACTCAGATCTTGTATAAGTTTGGTATTTTCCTATCATTgtgattttgattaatttttgttaGTGCAGTCTGCAATTGTCTGGCTGATTTTGTTGAACTTTGGTAACTTCTTGTGATTTGTGAATTTGTTTTGGTTAGTTCTTTGCTAATTTTTTCTAGCTGTTTTTGTTAGACTGTGGTAACTTGTTGTGAACTTTTTTTGGTAACTACAGTTGTCTGTCTTGGTTGTCTGGCTGATTTTGCTGAACTTTGGTAACTTGTAGTTTCCTTATTATGAACTTGTTATTGAACTTGTAACTTTTTTGATAACTTATTTGGTAACAGCCTGTGGTATTAGTGTATGCCTATTGAGTATTGCATATTTTTGCTTGCTAGTTGGCAGATTCGATTGTTCTTATGGGCCTGTGGCTAAATGGCTGGTAACTGCCTGTTGTATTAGTCTATGCCTATTGAAGTTGTCAACTTGTCTACCTAACAGTTTGTTGTCTGGCTGATATGAGTCATGCCTATTGTTGGGTCGCTGTTTTGGATCTGTTCTGTGGTAACTGCATAGTCTGCATTTGGTAACTGCAGTTGGTAACTTAGCTGAATCCCTTGTGCACATCtatctgattctatttttattaatcttgCTGACTTCTGTGACTCTGTCATGGTGACTTCAGATTTCAATGAGTCTGAATCCCTAATGCACATATTTGTTTATGAGATTACTTGTGTAATTGTATTGTATAACTTGTTAGAGATATGCCATTGATTTTTTAGGCAAATTAAGTTTTGCATTTTCTGTCATACATCCATTGATAGTATTACTAAGTTAACAATACTTGAGCAAGAGATTAAAAATAACCTTAAACTTTTTAGTGTATTAGTGTATGCAGGGCAACAATGTCAAGATTTCTAACTCCATTCACCAACAAATGAGGACTTCATTCATTTCAcagcccattttttttttttatcataatgtatcttatttcataatttattgttgtaatttGTAAAGTATTGTTTGATTCACTAGTTCCATtatgatgtaaaaattaaaaatgtaatttaatgtACCATAGGTCCATAGTCATAATACTCTTGAAGGTTTTAtgatgtaaatttgtatttaatttgttattttattgatgcatttattttaattttatattaaatattttagtctTTAAATTCTGTAATAAGCGAGCCGAGCTCGACTCGTTAATAGAACCGAGCTCGAGCTGAGCTCGAGCGCACTTCCCTTCTACATGAGTCGAGCTCGGATGCTAAAATATGTCTGGCTAATAAATGAGCCGAGCCCGAGCTCGACTCGAGTAGTGAACGAGCCGAGCTCGCACACCCTAGGCTtgctcgagctcggctcgtttaCAGGCCTACTTAAGACTCTCAAGGCCTTTTTATTGAGCAAATCAATTTTAAGAATTGCGAGCATCTGTTAGGGATAAAGTTGACTAGGTCCTACCCATTGAAAACCTATAACTAATAATACgggaagagataaagtcaagaaaTAAGACACACAAGAGATAAGCTTAAAGAAATTGACAcggactcctaaaaggaaagggcTTTATAAGACAAGTAAGACTCATTTACTTCAAGGAATGaaataaatctttatataaGAAGGAGATCTTTACAAATCTAGGGGGACTCTCGAAGACTTCTCTACGCATAGACTTCATCATGCAAAGTGACTCCAAATGATCTCTTTTAAGGAagacatcatcttcaacctcttgAAATTCTAAATTCATCTATTGCATTAAGAGATATATGAGGCTATGaaagattataaaatcatctattatagtagatttgcCCCTAGACAACTTGTGAATGTAAGTTTTTATGCTAAATTACGTAAATTTTTGTAtctctctatttatattttctttatttatatttgtatattgTTTATTCTCATGGATGTACGTTTGAACATTGTAACGATACCCAAACCATCATTGTGAGCTATTTGATTGCATTATCGTGGCTTGAATTACCATTATGGGTTAGAGACGATTCTTTCCTCCGTTCCGACCTGTTATGCAAATAACAGtggtttaataataaaaaagtataacattCGCATATTtacaatgaaatgaatattcatagcctatataatttttgaagctCTATGACGGTATGACCTTATATTAGTTTTCTTTCCTCTATAATTAATCTTATATTAGAACTAGTAATCGACAAAAAGATTGCATTCAGATTATCTCTCGATGAATCAAAGATTCAAGAGAGGATAAGGTTAAGGCCAAAGGGTCTCCAGAATGCCCTCTCTCCTCCCCCTTCGGAATTCCCCTGCAAAACTACTTTAATCCCGACAGAGCTTGACAATGGGATTAGCTTCGGTTATCCACCCCGGCATGCCATGTGTTTCGCCGCCTTCCAATTGCTCTCGGCTTCAACTTACTCACCACCATATTTTCAGTTTGCGCAcaggttcctctctctctctctctctctctctctccgtttagatataaaatattaatcaacaACACTCTTAGTTATGGTGTCGCTTTGAAATTGGATTGGCAGTTGGTCATGGTCGTCGAGCTGAATATTTTCCAATTGCCTGCTCCAGAGGAACCGAGCAGGAGGATCATTTCTCTCCCTCAGGTGAATTTTGTGTGTGCAtgcttatgaaaaaaaattattttgtaattaacatTTGACATAATTCTGTTGAGCAAGCTAGGGAACTAATTGCGATTAATGTTAAATTGAACCAATGCAGTTCTACCCTCATCCAAACTTTTGACATTAATCTGTGATTTTCTGACAATATTCCGTCACAAATCTGTGATTGTTGGACTATTAACTATGTTTTTTGTTACTTCAAAGCATTTATGATGGGCACCAAACCCTGGCTCATGGTTTAGTCGACTTTACTGTCTTAGATTTCTTGCTGTATATGTAGATATCCATGTACGCACTATGTACACACTTTCATCATGCTATGTATTCATGGGCCAGCCTGCCTCTATTTCTTCAATGTCGTCTAAGGCTATAATGAGTATTTGTAATTTCTGCAGATTTGCTTCAAGTCTTATCCGCTTTAGAATGTCCACCATTAGTGATTCAATTTGATCAGTATCACCATCTATTGTATATGCCAAGGCTTTTCTGATTATTGCTCTCACCTGTGAGATGTATCACATTTCATGAAGCTGTATTATAATTGAGTTTAAagaactattcataaaaaaaattgatattaaaagaacTGGTGTAATGTATCTGCAGAAAGCAAGAGAATCAGTTCTCAGTCATACGATGAGATTATCAACGCTGATCCCTATAACACTCCAGATGCAATCAATAATCTAGAAAATTCTCAGGGGCATGAAACTTATGCGTCTTCTGTTAGAAATGTTGCCTTTTGGGTGAGCTCCCTTTGAGCATGCTTTGACTTGTATACTTGAATCTATTATTTCTATCATTATCTATACCGGTTCATTTTAGTCATAAAATCTTATAGGTGTGCACTGCGGTGGCATTTGGCATTGGATTAGGTTTGAAAGATGGACTTGGCAAGGCATCAGAGTTTTTTGCCGGGTATGCTGAAATTTGGCATTGTCAATGCCTTTCAACCCCGAATAGAAAGTCCAATATAGAGCTAATActtgtatataataaagataatACTTGTGTGTGGTTTATCATTGCAGTGGGTGAATCCAACTAAGTAATTGATATTGCCGAAGCAAAGATCTACACTTTTACAGCTCTCACAGTGTGCACAAGCACTATAATGACTCGCATGCTTTAGATAATTCATATGACTTATCCAAGACTATTGCTTGTGGTTTGTGCAACACTAACTGTAACTcttggaaaaaaattttaaacttgaaaGGATAATATTACAATGTTCTGTACATTAATGATTTTAATTGCTAATGGAACATAAATGAGAAGAGCACGTGGTTTGTAAAACTCATATACTTCAAAGCCTAAGCATGCGATTAGTATGTGCTCCGTTTTTTGGTTTGTTTCATTGAAAATCCTCCCTCCTTGTGTCTATTTTTCATTGTAGTGCTAGGAAAGTGTTACAAACTCCAATTTAAACAATAGACAGCAATGCATCTTGCACCTCTTGAGGTGGGATGTCTTTTGACATATCTGAGGTGGAGAAGATGGTCAGAAGCATGGCTTGATGAATGAAATGATCGTGGTGTAAACTGAAATAATTCTTTACTTGGATTATTTCTTCCCAATGACCAATATGGGCTATTTGCAGGTATATATTGGAGCAAAGTTTGTCAGTGGACAATCTTTTTGTCTTTGTTCTGATTTTCAAGTACTTCAAAGTGCCCGTTATGTATCAGGTGAAACATGACCCTGCTTTCCATTTAACGAATATTATATAGCCTGATTCCTTTGGTCCTCAGATTTATATAAAGGTTTTTCATGTCATCTTTACCTTAATTCCTTGTAATgggaagcttttttttttggtcccgGAGATATAGAATCGTGTACTTTCATATGGTATTGCTGGTGCAGTTGTCTTTCGTTTGACATTGATTCTTCTTGGAGCAGTCACTCTTCAGGTTAGTTTCTGGTGGTGCATGTTTTTTTTGCGCACTTAAACGTTAGTTTTTGTGAGCAGCCTTTCTTGTTTTACATACTCATTCTGAAAATTTTTTCACGTGTTGTTTTAGAGGTTTGAGGCAGTGAACCTGCTACTGGCTGCAATACTCCTATTCTCGTCATTTAAGGTTAAATTTCTCTTCTTAAATGATCTACCAATTGTTAGCGCAGTTTATCCATTTTCTAATGCTCCCCCACTCCACcgcccaagaaaaaaaaagagtgagaatTTATTAGTTTTCCCTGTTCTCGTCAGTACAGGATGAAATAAAGAATGGGAGGAGAGTAATATTGTGTCGTCAAGTTCCCATAATTGGCCAGAAAATGTATTTTCTCATGAATTTCCACATCATTGACCTGCAATCATTGACCTAAGTTTCATGTAGGTGTGGTAACCGAGCTGCATTAGAAACCAAACAAATAAGCCACAATCACCCACTTGTATGCTAAACAAgaaggaaaagaggaaaaataggaaaaagaaaatgaaacacaGCTGCATTACAAACTCTGATTTTTTAGGCTCTTGAATCTGTTTTGTGATAGTCCCTTGTTCATATTCCTGAAAAATCTCTTACCGGTTGTTGTCTTTTATGCTATTCCTTTGGATCTAATGCCTAGTTACTTATAATTGTTGTCATCCTTATAGCTATTTTCCAGTGAAGAAGGCGACACTGACTTATCTGACAACTTTGTGGTGAAGACATGCCAAAGATTTATACCCGTCACAAGTAATCTCACGCCGTGTACTTGTTTCTTAGTTAGAATTGCTATTTCAGTTTTACGTATGTTTTGCAAAGCCTGTATCAAAATCCTCTGATTTTTGGGCAGAGAGGCCAGCCATGTCTCCAAAGCACATTCAGTAAAACTTTGAAGACTGGTGTAATCTCCTTTGCTTTGCCTCACACttcagaaaaagtaaaaaactatGGATTAAGTAAGAAAAGGTACATAAGTAGTGAGAAACAAAAATTGATTACAGGAACCGAAGGTTAGGCCAACTACTTAGTTTAGTATAGCTTGCACCTTAAAAACTTTATTCCTACCTCCTCCATATATACTTAAATAAGTTTGGCTCCTCCATCACTTAATTTTCAGAGTATATATGGGAACAACAGTTCAATAAGTCTCTATGAGGTGATCTTAAAGTAATCTAATTGATTATTTCTTGTCACAAAATTTTCACCACAAAATTTATATAGCCACCTACATGTTAGAGATTGAACACTCAATGTTTGTAGTGAACAGTTTTTCTTCTATCCTGTTTCTGGGACTCCTTTTACTATGGACCATGGCATTGGTGCAGGAATGATACAGTGCTCCATCTTAGTAGATTATAACAGTATTCATGATGGAACCACTGTCTTGACGGatttataatgtatttagaTGCATGCTTATAGCTGAATCACTCCGCTAAACTGATCTTTCTAGTCTGAAATCTCACccttttttaattattgcaGCTAATTATGACAGTGATCGATTTATAACTGTTCAGGATGATGCCTGGAAAGTAAGTCGATGAATCCTGTTaattgtttgaaattttagtcCTTTGTAATACTATATTGAATCATAGTCAGCATGACGAACATATGAATGTGTGAGAAAGCTGCACAAAAGAGTTAGActtatctcttttctttttttctcttataaaaaaaaaaccttatctCTGGATCAGCATGTGTGGCTTGTCTCCCAAAGATTTGAAGTTCATTTACtgtattaaattaatttgtacTTGATTTCTAATAGGTGTCAAACATTTTGGGCAGGCCACACCTTTGCTTCTCACAGTGGCAGTTATTGAGCTCAGTGACATAGCATTTGCGGTAGATATCGCTTGTCCCTCAATCATTTCAGGCATATATATGCTTTTCACTTTGGCCTTTACTAGTCTATGTTGTTAAAAGAATCTTGATGACTGCTTCATTTTCTTTAGGTTGACTCAATACCTGCAGTTTTTGGTGTTACCCGGGACCCTTTCATAGTTTTTAGTTCTAATCTCTTTGCCATCTTAGGTAATTCTTTTCACAGAAGTGCAATATCTGGACTGATTGTTCCTGGttaattgaatttttatatatttcaaaattgcATGTGATATATCCTTGTGCTTATTCTTTTTCGTATGATAGTACGATCAGAGCATGTTTTGGCTTTGAAACCTTTGATGATAAGAACTATAGTAGGTATGGCTATCAATGGTGGTATCCTGTTTACTTGGCTTTGGCGTTCTGATTTTCTGTTTCACTGTACAATATTAAGGTAAAGTGTTTGTTTTAGACTTATCTTACAAAAAAGCGCTCAAGATAGTGTCCTTTTTTTGTACTGTTTTACCTGAATTTAATGTCTTGAAGATGTATTTGGATTGAGATTTGGAGTTTAGCTATAAATGAACCATTATGTTTTTGTATCCGAACATAATTAAATGACCTAACATTGTTGTCTGATATAGGTTGTTTGTATTTTATTAGCTGATTGCTCAACATAATCGAGTTCCTACTAAACATACCTAGTTGGTCATATTCTCTGCTACCGTAGGTTTGAGGTCACTATACACACTTATTTCTGAAGGCATGTCAGATTTGGAGTATTTACAGGTAAAATTTACTCGCTCTTGGTGACTTTAAATGCGTGCTATCTTGTCAAATATTTAccaaagtcatgccaaaaggaGGATGAGGTTCAAAATCATGCCAAAAGGAGTATTCTGACTCCCAGTTATGACACTTACAACCATCATTCATCCTCCTTTTTTGGGAATGTGGGATGCACCCGAGCCCAAAGTCTTTTTAGGTTAGTTTTAATTGAATAGATAGAATGGTTTAgccatttcatatcatatggtcCTAGCTGAGTTTAATTTAATATGCACTTAAGAATCAAATAGGATTTATACAGGGGGAAATTACTATGATGGCTAGGGTTTTCTTACATAGGAATCTTCCATGCATGTGTTCAATGTGCACGTGAAAAAGAGTAGCCAGCTTGAATCTTATCTCTTTGGACAGTCGGTGTATGGGGCATTTAATCAAACAGCCCATCCTTGTGTTTGCTGCTAGACATGGGAAGGATGAGCTGCTGTAGGGTGTTAACAATGAGAACcgacattttcatttttgttgtgcAAAATGTTGGTGTTAAATTTCATATATGTTGGATTACTCTCATTTTCAATATCTATTTGCAATGTCATAGACCTTATGCTTTGTGTTGATATGTTCAAATTTGTACTGATGGAAGTCGGCATTCCCTCATTCCTTTATATCAGCCATCCATTGGTGTTGTCCTGGGCTTTATTGGGTGCAAGATGATCCTGGATTTTTTTGGTGGGTATTTACTAAAGCGATTACCTCATCTTTCATGCAATCTCATACTACATGTATTTCTCAATTCGAACATTAACATTTTTGCAACTCTTCCTGTAGGATTCCATATTTCAACTGAGGCATCTCTTGGTTTTGTATTCACTAGTCTTAGTGTCGGAGTACTGTTAAGTTTAATGAACAAGTCtgattaattaaagaaatacaGGCACAGAGGCAGGTAAaaactactattttatttatttgttttaagtaTTGCCCAACCAATGATAATAAAGTTCCCGTTAAATTGAAGGTATGACAAACCAGCATACTCATGAAACGGAAACCCCGGAACGGAGGCAAAGCCGAAGGTAGCATAGCTTGTTCTAGTTCCAATTGATCTAGTTTGAgctttatcattttccaattgAAGATTGGTTTTATCAAGTTAAGTTATTTATCTAAGGCTCAAGGGCAAAAGAATCCAACCAACCATGAAACTTATTTGTGAATCTAACATTTTCTGAAAGAATCGGAGGCACATGGAGCCATAGGGAATGTTACTTACAGAGAAGGGTAAACTCCTGCCATAGGAAGTAGAAgtagaattaattaatacatTGAATTCAAAAACCGACTGTACTTAATAATAGAAGGATTTGACAGAAATATGTAAAATTGTCTCTCCTAAAAAGATTGTTCCAAAataaggttatgtttggatagtaagatgatatgagatagttttaggtgaaaattgaataaaatattagtagaatattattttttaatattattattgttttgtgatttgaaaaaattgaattgtttattatattttatgtgagaatttaaaaaaattataacgataagatgagataagatgaaatcgTTTCTAACCGACAATAGTTAAGAGAGGTGTGCCAACTAG from Juglans regia cultivar Chandler chromosome 4, Walnut 2.0, whole genome shotgun sequence encodes:
- the LOC109012839 gene encoding thylakoid membrane protein TERC, chloroplastic isoform X1, coding for MGLASVIHPGMPCVSPPSNCSRLQLTHHHIFSLRTVGHGRRAEYFPIACSRGTEQEDHFSPSESKRISSQSYDEIINADPYNTPDAINNLENSQGHETYASSVRNVAFWVCTAVAFGIGLGLKDGLGKASEFFAGYILEQSLSVDNLFVFVLIFKYFKVPVMYQNRVLSYGIAGAVVFRLTLILLGAVTLQRFEAVNLLLAAILLFSSFKLFSSEEGDTDLSDNFVVKTCQRFIPVTTNYDSDRFITVQDDAWKATPLLLTVAVIELSDIAFAVDSIPAVFGVTRDPFIVFSSNLFAILGLRSLYTLISEGMSDLEYLQPSIGVVLGFIGCKMILDFFGFHISTEASLGFVFTSLSVGVLLSLMNKSD
- the LOC109012839 gene encoding thylakoid membrane protein TERC, chloroplastic isoform X2, which codes for MGLASVIHPGMPCVSPPSNCSRLQLTHHHIFSLRTVGHGRRAEYFPIACSRGTEQEDHFSPSESKRISSQSYDEIINADPYNTPDAINNLENSQGHETYASSVRNVAFWVCTAVAFGIGLGLKDGLGKASEFFAGYILEQSLSVDNLFVFVLIFKYFKVPVMYQNRVLSYGIAGAVVFRLTLILLGAVTLQRFEAVNLLLAAILLFSSFKLFSSEEGDTDLSDNFVVKTCQRFIPVTTNYDSDRFITVQDDAWKATPLLLTVAVIELSDIAFAVDSIPAVFGVTRDPFIVFSSNLFAILGMAINGGILFTWLWRSDFLFHCTILRFEVTIHTYF
- the LOC109012839 gene encoding thylakoid membrane protein TERC, chloroplastic isoform X3, coding for MGLASVIHPGMPCVSPPSNCSRLQLTHHHIFSLRTVGHGRRAEYFPIACSRGTEQEDHFSPSESKRISSQSYDEIINADPYNTPDAINNLENSQGHETYASSVRNVAFWVCTAVAFGIGLGLKDGLGKASEFFAGYILEQSLSVDNLFVFVLIFKYFKVPVMYQNRVLSYGIAGAVVFRLTLILLGAVTLQRFEAVNLLLAAILLFSSFKLFSSEEGDTDLSDNFVVKTCQRFIPVTTNYDSDRFITVQDDAWKATPLLLTVAVIELSDIAFAVDSIPAVFGVTRDPFIVFSSNLFAILGCLYFIS